The DNA window gttatcaattattataataatcaagttttaattaactttttagtggtttaaacatatattatagcGTCCTTGgccataaaataatacaaaaggtAATTTATAGATACGATGtttattagatataaataagtattggtTATTAAAATAGAGCAAGCATATGCCTTAAAAGGTTACctattattgtaaatttatttgtttcaaaaagcgattattaattattagaaCAACACCGTCATCTTATTTCAAAGAGCTACGAGACAGGACATTTAATTGGAAATATAATTTcatgtgaaatattttgtgtCTAATCATTTTAGCATCGAAATCGGTAGTCAGTTTTAAGAAGCATTTAAGATTTTGAAACTGAATCAAATTTTCTACTAAGTATAGTAATTTTTTATGACgttctttttattacatttttctgtCCTCGAAATACTTCTCGATATATCTGCCGACGACAATCATTGGTCGTTTCTGCCATTCTTTTAAAGTAGCTTTGTTTGGAGTAACCTGTAAAGAAGAATATAGattagtttttcatttttgacTATTTCCTTAACGATAATACTATCCATCTAACTATCTAACATTATTCATGTGCCTGTGACTTTTTGTTTGCACTTTTCTACACtgtacatcatcatcatcatcaaaatcaaaaagcaaaaatcaaccttattgcGTTAAGATAAAATTGTCAGCACAAACTAGGCTTAAGCTAGGCTAGGCCAAGGTTAGCAAATATAAAACTTCTACGTAATAATAGAAACGTTGTTGCAATAAGTGAGGCTAACGCCATCTAACGAAACAAACtgcaactaaaacaaaacttaacagcgccatctcttagCAGTTTAACGTACCTGATCGCCGAGTAAGCGGTTTAAGAAGGTGACACAGATGATACCGGCTCGTATGCCCGCTGCCCTGGTATATGCGGCGAAAGCATTCGCTTCCATCTCAATGTTGCGGACGCCTAAGCCCTTCAGAGTGTTGAGAAAAGTCATTTTATCTGTCTGCGTGTAGTCACAGAATGGCCCATCTAGACGCCCTTGGCCTGTGAACGACGTTTGAATAAATATGAGATTACGCATAGATGTGTTCACTGTTCTCTATGCAAAAGTATATTACTATAGTGTCAGTAGTTATATGGCAAAGTAATTTGTATCAAGAAAGATTGATGCTTATGTTttcagatgattttttttagaagaCAAATCTTACAATAGATACCAATAACAGACCTAGTAATGGTATGCACACTTTTATTTACCATGttataatggaatatttttagtaaataatagtAGGTCTTATTTCTTTCTACTACTGAATCATTCAAGACTTGAAATCTTCTTACTACTAACTCAAAGTTTAAGGCTCATTCCAATCCACTCGAATATGAAAGTCTTACCGATATAAAAGTCATCAGCTCCCATAGTCCCTCCAATATAAGTCCCGAAGTCATCATTGTCCACACTTAGTGAGTGTACTTCCTGACACACTCGAGAGTCCAGAATAGATGGTAACTGACGAGTTTTGCCCAGCACTGGCTGAAACAGGAAATTCAATAACACTTAGCCAGATGAAAGATAGAAAAAAGTTACACTAAATGAACTCTTGGTCGCCATCGGCATAATATCTTCCTATTATGACGATCTTAGTTCTTTATATGTTTAGCCCCAAAAAAATTACATGCATTATCTATCAATTCTTCttaaagactttttaaataGAGAGTGGGCAAAATTTTTGTTCTGGTTCTTTACATCGTCCTTACTCCGTCCGTAATCCTTACGTCGCTCgcggtttctcaaacattcactCAGGACATGCTTGCGATCACGCATATCCTCTGTAGCGATCGAAACCACGACATGTCGCGCGCAGCGAGTTTGACGTATTGGCCTAAAGAACTCACCTATCCTATGCCTTGCTGACCTCAACTCATTTACTAGATAAAACAGCCTTAGCTCTCATCTGCTAAGAATATATACGTTCACTTACTATATCGAAAGTTTTGCCCAGATTCCCGTTGAGTCCAAACGATGTCACCACGACTGACCCTGGAGGGATGTCCAGACCACCGCTCGTTCCTATCCTGAAGATGATCGGGTCTTTGACCTTCGCGTATGCTAGCAGCTTGATCACCTCTTGAAGAACCGTTGTCATTGATGGGACTCCTATACCATGCTGTAATGGAAACAATGAGATATTTCAGTTTGGTTTTTAATCGCTCATCACATACATTTTGGGGAGTGAATAGACTTTTTTAAGGCTATAAAGAATGTTTTCATAATGGACggaatcataaacaaaaatgctaaaatgaagatttttaatCTCTGATTAGTGCTGCAACATCATTAATTTAGAGCTCAAATAGAATAGTCAAGAATTATAACACTATTGACTTATAATTGTGCTAGCATTGGACTGCGGGTAATCTCAGGGCGCTAAACAGAAATGAGTTTTAGCATTAATAATTTAGTGCTTAGTGCGTAGAATCggacaaaatctatttttgatcCTCCTTAGCGATTTTATCCGCATCAGTGCAAAACAACGCTGGGTCAGCTCAGCTCTTAAAAGATTAGATAATATTAGTTACCTACAGTTGGATGCTAACCTTCGTCTCTATTTTTTACTCACAAAAGAAAAAGACAGCAATAGGGTACTTACGCTAACTGAGAGGACTGGTCCAGCTTTATACATGGCGTATCTTTGGGAGTGTTTGGTGAGGTTCACGAGCTTCTTATTCTTCTCAGGAAGGTCCAATAATTCGGCTATGTACTGTGCAAAATCTCGCATGCGATACTTGGTGCCGCCCATGCAGACAAACTGGGAAAAGTAACGAAACATTCAAGGTTCCGGTCAAGACCGAGTCGGACTCGCTTCACTGGCGTTTCTGTACAAATTTGCGATTTGTTAATTATCGAAGATATATTCAAAAGTAAAAGTAAgtaaaagacatttttttttttgaacgtcaaacaatttatttacacaatattaaaatctaaaatgtcAGTCTGTaggtagattctcatggagaaaaacgagcaagaaactccatggttaCTCTTTTTCACTGCCGTATAAAAATTATCTgggttatatatattattatggttgcaTTCTATGAAAACGATGTAACACCAATATTCGGCCAAACAAATATGTTTAGTATTgtaatatcatcattggcctagccttttcccaactatgttggggtcggctaccagtctaaccggtttcagctaagtaccagtgttttacaaggagcgactgcctatctgacctcctcaacccagatacctgggcgacacgataccccttggttagactggttgtcagacttttcaaggttctgactacctgtaacgactgtcaaagatgtaagaataacagccgggacccacaatttaacgtgccttccgtgTAATAgtccttatatatttttatagtgttaTAGTCCTCTTGAAAACGCATTTGATTTGATGATAAAATCAAATGCATTTTCAAGAGACAGATACTTATTAACTATGTTTGAAGTGCTTTTAGGTGTTTTTATGAAGTGATGTCATGATTGCATCACACTTATATTAGAAACGTGAAATGATGagagtgtgtttgtatgtgtgctTGTTACCTCCCTAAAAAcgggtggaccgatttcgatgataGCCCGTATGGACTTAGCTGAGCTACTATTTTAGGTTTGGAATTGTTAAGTAttcttttctttgaaataatgttttttttaatataaatagtaaataaatgttagttaccgaactcctccgaaacggcaaaactgatttttaccaaattttatatacgtattgggtaggtctgagaatcgaccaacatctatttttcatacccctaagggataagggttgctcacactaaaaaaaaatattttttggacgaaattgtttgtttttattttttttataatgtggcactaaaaatacatacaactagaaaaaaaaatcggcaaatcaacgtttgctgggtcagctagttattaaataaatatttaccttaacaTCTCCGAATATAGCTGGCAGGTCGTAGTTTTGCGTGTCAAGTCCGAGGTGGTAGAGAATGTCTACTTTTAACTCCTGAAGATGCTTGTTCAAGAGTTTTATGGTTCCATCGTTGTTCCTGGAATCAATGTTCATACTTCCACTtcaaaataccaaaacaaagaTTGAGGCCTACTGCCATATTTTAAAGGATTATTATTATCGGATGTGGAAGAAAGATGCTGCTCTACATTGTGCATTGCTCTGTCGCGCTTCAacatctatattaatattacttcaagacgtgGCAGTAGACaggcttaaattaaaatacggtAAGGTCCATTAGATTCTTTCGAAATTGAAAGCCAGCTTAAATTGTGAAGACTTTAGAAGTTAATCGTTAAGAACACATACGTTGTAGACAACCAGTGTTCAGCTGGAGAGGCATCTCCCATTTTCCAGATTCTTAagaacttactttaaaaattacagtaactcatcatcattggcctagccttttcccaactatgttggggtcggctaccagtctaaccgggttcagctaagtaccagtgttttacaaggagcgatctgacctcctcaacccagttgcctgggcaacacgataccccttggttagactggttgtcagacttttcaagcttctgactacctgtaacgactgtcaaagatgtaggaatgacAGCCgtgactcacaatttaacgtgcctttcaaAACACGGAAAATTACAGGAACTACTTTTAATTTAGCTGTGCTATaactgatataaaattaaagatcTCTAGTCGAGATTGCAATTCCTGGAAAGAACTTTGGATTTGGTAGTtggtgtttattattttttgcacatgttaattttttcacttttttcttACCTAGGGTACTCTTTTCCCGGATTCAGTTCGTTCCACAACAGCCTGCAGTTGTCATAGTGAGCCACCAGCCGCGGATTGTCCCGGATCACAAAATCGCAATCACACTTCATTTTCTTTTctgaaacaatataattaagatATTCTGTCGAAATGTCCACTGaccttaaatacatatttaaaaacaatcatcTAAACTAACTGAACTATCTGGTTTCAGATAAGTATGTTTGTcagtaaaaacacaataataatgcTCTACATTAAAGTGTTGGATCGGacaataaatctttttttcgcCAGCCCATTTCTTCCCACTGCTGGCCTTAATTCTTTGCGAAATTCTTTCACAATCCTTAATCAAATGCTACCTTCAAGCATTCATTGAGGTCATTCGGTGAGAACATTTGGTAACTATTATCATTGTACAACCGACTTGCAAAAACTCATTTTCTAAAAATCCACTGAAGCGTacgctaataattttattttaacaacaggAACATACAActgtcttcaaataaaaactatctggTAATCGAAActcaatgaaataattaaggGGCCTAATGACAGCTAATTACGTAAATCTTCAAGAAAATCGAAAATTTATCCAGAACGAGggtctgaggtaacaaacataaaaatagaaacgAATTGAAAAAAGAACTCTTTTTTAGTCAGCTGATAATGTCTACATCGTTGTCCACAAAAAACTGGCTTAGTcctttcttgtaaaaaaaaatgatataaaacacACATTGTCTGTTTTAGTCCTaccttgtaaaaaaaaactaaattggatCTAAAACACACATTGTCCAATAACACAAATACCATATTCAAAACCTTGTCATTGTATCACTAACCTTTCAAGAAACAACTTGTTGGTGAGACAAACAACTAGCAAATGCCGCTTGTTCAATACATTGcagcaataaattataactcCGCCGATTGTTCTTGCAAGCGCATTGGATATTTATCTGTAGTACTTATAATCTTGATTGTACGGTAAGTAGTGCGGCGTGCATAGTAATTACAAGGATGTGATCTAAGCATTATAATTAGGAATCATATCTTTCATGTTAATGGGTTGAATTAACATTTTGTTGTAATGATTTAGTGTATTTACTGATGGCTTATACTAAATCCTCTTTTTTTGGATTATTTACTAAAAGAGTTTCAACGGAACCCTTTTAGTCAGGCTCggttgtccgtctgtcaccaggctgtatctcatgaacagttaTGGCTAAACAGATAGCCGCTATAACaagaaatacagaaaaaaaggtATATGTTAGTCAACCCCACTGCGTACTAACACACTACTTCAAGACTTATATTGTCATGTATTGGAAACCTCAAATACTAACGATCTAGAATCAGAAAGCTTCAAAGTTCATTTCGGTTTGAAGAAACATTTTTGCAGATAACCCGAGTTTAATACTAGGCCGCCTATTTCATCAGTGCAAGCCAGATAAATACCCAATGCAAAATCGACTTTGCGAACATGCTAAATGGtaaatcgatttatttatcaCAGGTGTTTGTTGCTATGCACCAAATACAGTACGGCTCTATGCGGAACTAGATAATGACAGTCTCACCTTGACCCTGACCCTTGATTGTGATCTTTTAGGTGTATAATAGGATATTATCCAAAAATAATCTGTTTATTCCGttagatagatttccaaaaaatattggatacgtattttttcttttatctcgtaaacaaaaaatgaagggtcAAGGAAtgatacagtgaaataaaatctcgcgtgacgtcacttaccagtatgctttttactagcaagtgatgttactttagattta is part of the Trichoplusia ni isolate ovarian cell line Hi5 chromosome 7, tn1, whole genome shotgun sequence genome and encodes:
- the LOC113496155 gene encoding uridine phosphorylase 1-like is translated as MYLRSVDISTEYLNYIVSEKKMKCDCDFVIRDNPRLVAHYDNCRLLWNELNPGKEYPRNNDGTIKLLNKHLQELKVDILYHLGLDTQNYDLPAIFGDVKFVCMGGTKYRMRDFAQYIAELLDLPEKNKKLVNLTKHSQRYAMYKAGPVLSVSHGIGVPSMTTVLQEVIKLLAYAKVKDPIIFRIGTSGGLDIPPGSVVVTSFGLNGNLGKTFDIPVLGKTRQLPSILDSRVCQEVHSLSVDNDDFGTYIGGTMGADDFYIGQGRLDGPFCDYTQTDKMTFLNTLKGLGVRNIEMEANAFAAYTRAAGIRAGIICVTFLNRLLGDQVTPNKATLKEWQKRPMIVVGRYIEKYFEDRKM